From one Pedobacter faecalis genomic stretch:
- a CDS encoding glycoside hydrolase family 2 protein, producing the protein MKVKQNLLLATALAISLANSGFAQQDYKRQPIQIQTRWANDVSVKSVLSEYPRPNLTRKNWTNLNGLWDYAITGIQDSLPIHYDGKILVPFPLESSLSGVKKRLEAKQLLWYKANLIHPVIKYGEHILLHFGAVDFETTVFLNGKEVNKHSGGYQNFSLDITNFLREGVNELIVKVWDPSDEGPNPRGKQSLNPGGIWYTASSGIWQTVWLETVPQHYIESLKITPDVDKGLVNIQVNGSSKAPVQLKVLDGKKVVATLSGLQPSLPGKEISLAVKIPNARLWSPDDPFLYDLEVTLGEDKVTSYFGMRKIEVKKDVKGIDRIFLNNKYTYNLGTLDQGYWPEGLYTAPTDDALKFDILAAKAMGFNTIRKHIKIEPARWYYHCDKIGMLVWQDMVNPAAGSGQPIIEAKKQFEKECLENIHQLYNFPSIVIWVLFNENWGAYDQGRLTKWIKDIDPSRIVNGHSGSLIVDYTSKGNTPAGLASKSANSDVTDIHSYPPPGIPAYIAGKALVLGEFGGIGVSVESHLWNDVEAGWGYGGTVSAGVMKKRYQVMIDSLIAFEKRGLSASIYTQPYDVEAEQNGILTYDRKITKIPIKEIRKIHKKLWSTVTNGDEQKEINTLMVADTGQVNFQQALKIYNDGKKDSSQLRLLALMALAEKDVNSNLGERYANEYIKVLKNPYIETNLRFISKFLNKTTDEGFNLFLHNIKGVNDILGKDEAESKLITAIERDEINPVIDQTTIDWSSLLKNMTQKYGEIGQEVVMQKQVMHSVEKSNWGTFNYIASTWLRLYGCKRKWISANMLNDLAWDIFNKTADIQSLGVALEMSSIALKDAETPNRIDTYANLLYKLGSKIKAIEWQKRAVEQDGYTAEFKLTLQKMQNNEKTWPELKK; encoded by the coding sequence ATGAAAGTAAAACAGAACTTACTTCTAGCCACTGCTTTGGCAATTTCTTTGGCCAATTCAGGATTCGCCCAACAAGATTATAAAAGGCAACCTATACAGATTCAAACCCGTTGGGCTAACGACGTGTCCGTAAAGTCCGTATTATCTGAATATCCTCGTCCCAATTTGACACGAAAGAACTGGACAAACCTGAATGGCTTATGGGATTACGCCATAACCGGCATACAGGATTCATTGCCCATTCATTACGATGGGAAAATCCTTGTCCCTTTTCCTTTAGAGTCCTCGTTATCTGGTGTCAAGAAACGACTGGAGGCAAAACAGTTGCTTTGGTATAAAGCTAATCTGATACATCCGGTAATTAAATATGGCGAACATATATTATTGCACTTCGGTGCTGTTGATTTCGAAACAACTGTATTTTTGAACGGAAAAGAAGTAAATAAACATAGCGGTGGCTATCAGAATTTCTCTTTAGATATTACAAATTTTTTGCGTGAGGGAGTTAATGAGTTAATAGTGAAAGTTTGGGATCCTTCTGATGAAGGCCCAAACCCACGTGGTAAACAGTCGCTTAATCCTGGAGGGATTTGGTATACTGCGAGTAGTGGGATTTGGCAAACCGTATGGTTGGAAACCGTGCCTCAGCATTATATAGAAAGCTTGAAAATTACCCCGGACGTTGATAAAGGACTGGTGAACATACAGGTTAACGGGTCTTCAAAAGCTCCAGTACAACTAAAGGTGCTAGATGGTAAAAAAGTTGTCGCTACGCTCTCAGGCTTACAGCCGTCCCTTCCAGGCAAAGAGATAAGCCTGGCAGTTAAAATTCCAAATGCTAGGCTTTGGAGTCCAGATGACCCCTTCCTTTATGATCTAGAAGTCACTTTAGGGGAGGATAAAGTGACATCTTACTTCGGGATGCGTAAGATCGAGGTGAAGAAAGATGTGAAAGGGATAGATCGTATATTTTTAAATAACAAATACACTTATAATCTGGGTACTCTTGATCAGGGATATTGGCCAGAAGGATTGTATACTGCACCGACAGACGACGCATTGAAATTTGACATTCTTGCCGCTAAAGCGATGGGCTTTAATACCATTCGCAAGCATATAAAAATAGAGCCGGCGAGATGGTATTATCATTGCGACAAGATTGGTATGCTTGTTTGGCAGGATATGGTTAATCCTGCTGCTGGAAGCGGACAGCCTATAATAGAGGCAAAAAAGCAATTTGAAAAAGAGTGTTTGGAAAATATCCACCAGCTGTATAATTTTCCTTCAATTGTAATTTGGGTATTGTTTAACGAAAATTGGGGAGCCTACGATCAGGGGCGTTTAACAAAATGGATTAAAGATATCGACCCAAGTCGAATTGTAAATGGCCATTCTGGGTCGCTAATAGTAGATTATACGTCTAAAGGTAACACTCCAGCAGGATTGGCTTCAAAATCCGCAAACAGTGATGTAACTGATATTCATTCCTATCCACCGCCGGGAATACCCGCATATATTGCAGGGAAAGCACTAGTACTAGGTGAGTTTGGCGGTATTGGTGTATCTGTCGAGTCTCATTTGTGGAATGATGTGGAAGCTGGATGGGGATATGGGGGGACAGTGAGTGCAGGTGTAATGAAAAAGAGATATCAAGTTATGATTGATTCTCTAATTGCATTTGAAAAACGGGGATTGAGCGCTTCAATCTATACTCAACCTTATGATGTCGAAGCTGAACAGAATGGGATTCTTACTTATGACAGGAAGATCACGAAAATACCAATAAAAGAAATTCGTAAAATTCATAAAAAGTTATGGTCCACTGTAACTAACGGTGATGAGCAAAAAGAGATAAATACATTGATGGTTGCTGATACTGGCCAAGTGAATTTTCAACAGGCACTAAAAATATATAATGATGGAAAGAAAGATTCATCACAATTGCGTTTGCTGGCATTAATGGCTCTTGCCGAGAAAGATGTGAACTCCAACTTAGGGGAACGGTATGCAAATGAATATATTAAGGTTTTAAAAAATCCTTACATCGAAACTAACCTGCGGTTTATAAGTAAATTTCTAAATAAAACCACTGACGAAGGTTTTAATCTGTTTCTGCATAATATTAAAGGTGTAAACGATATATTAGGAAAGGATGAAGCTGAATCAAAGTTAATCACGGCTATAGAGCGTGATGAAATTAACCCTGTGATTGATCAGACTACTATTGACTGGTCATCCCTTTTAAAAAATATGACACAAAAGTATGGTGAGATTGGGCAGGAGGTAGTGATGCAAAAACAGGTGATGCATTCGGTGGAAAAATCAAATTGGGGAACATTTAATTATATCGCTTCAACGTGGTTGAGGCTTTATGGATGCAAAAGAAAATGGATATCTGCAAATATGTTGAACGATTTGGCATGGGATATCTTTAATAAAACAGCTGATATACAGTCATTGGGAGTTGCTCTGGAAATGAGTTCAATTGCCTTAAAAGATGCCGAAACTCCAAACCGAATAGATACATATGCAAATTTACTATATAAACTCGGTAGTAAGATCAAAGCGATAGAATGGCAGAAACGTGCGGTTGAACAAGATGGTTACACTGCGGAATTCAAACTGACATTACAAAAAATGCAAAATAACGAAAAGACCTGGCCTGAATTAAAAAAATAA
- a CDS encoding alpha/beta hydrolase family protein, whose protein sequence is MERFLFKTRLFVVLLFVLASNIRSNAQKKVIDIATNEWQTLQNYGLSNNGKYVWYTSKANRTSLTSGMNVVKIDGREVLSVENLVREPVFSADSRYLIYFLKDSIAIFDLTKSSIRYMAGLKSIIKPLNGIQHWISYKKDGFVQLENLYTGKVINFKQGKDASFNPQGDTFLVKEQETLRLVKLSSLREKVIPCNGRIMTSEFSNKGDKLAYLVDEKDGRRLYLYNLSSDTSILMQPNSFKSISEKFEISTHAMKFSVNDQNLFVKFDLQRIPKAKEVDVSANHLRIWSHLDYYVRSQQPMMSSNDSYTVALNLNSGRCTRLSDKENEIVGEGNNRVILSNVVNDTERTLDSSEYRRYQIVSLSDGIYKTIVLDKNYVDVKISPSGDFVAWTKGNNVYCFDWAAGKAYCVNTNFSKQVPPIYSPKEVTWTKSGSLIFQDGFDIWLLDPKSENKPINLTRGKGSQNNTVYRIAEWDTFINDDDKQEILVSGLNQSNMYNGLYRISIDKANSMQTILPLSPHVFCIEPTTILKGKGAQGKSMYLLTMQSPTKSKNLILAYGNGQRQQLSNIHPEDAYNFLTSELVTWSTSDAKKMLGIIYRPENFDPKKKYPIIFNYYENRSRNAHKFLEPGLNSSSDLDIPFYVSNGYIVFTPDIPKEIGKPGTGALEAVESAAKFLLEKYDWIKKEKMGLQGHSFGGYETNYIAANSNLFAAAQSSAGLSDLIGEYNSISFNGITLHDMCNIGQFKMGCNPWNCRRKYLDQSPIFAADKMNTPLLLVHGTKDEAVPFRQSMDFFIALRSLQKPVWLLEYLNEGHIIGDSKNARDYVTRQKQFFDYYLRDLPPPDWLTRGITTVEQMNGIQ, encoded by the coding sequence ATGGAACGTTTTTTATTTAAAACCCGACTGTTCGTAGTGTTACTCTTTGTGTTAGCTTCAAATATAAGATCTAATGCTCAAAAAAAAGTAATTGACATTGCTACAAACGAATGGCAAACACTACAGAACTATGGATTGTCGAACAATGGAAAATATGTTTGGTATACTTCTAAAGCCAATAGGACTAGTCTTACTTCCGGAATGAATGTCGTTAAGATAGACGGTAGGGAGGTTTTAAGCGTTGAAAATTTGGTGCGGGAACCAGTATTTTCCGCGGATAGCAGGTATTTGATCTACTTCTTGAAGGATTCTATCGCAATATTTGATTTAACAAAGTCTAGCATTCGTTACATGGCTGGTCTTAAAAGTATTATCAAACCATTGAATGGAATACAACATTGGATTAGCTATAAAAAAGATGGATTCGTCCAACTAGAGAATTTATATACCGGCAAGGTGATAAACTTTAAGCAAGGCAAAGACGCTAGTTTTAATCCGCAAGGTGACACATTTCTTGTTAAGGAACAAGAAACATTAAGATTGGTCAAACTTAGTAGCCTAAGAGAAAAGGTGATTCCATGTAATGGTAGAATTATGACGTCCGAATTTTCAAATAAGGGCGATAAATTAGCTTATTTAGTTGATGAAAAAGATGGAAGAAGATTGTATTTATACAATTTATCGTCAGACACTAGTATTTTAATGCAACCGAATTCTTTTAAATCTATCTCTGAGAAGTTTGAAATCTCGACTCATGCTATGAAATTTAGTGTTAACGATCAAAATCTCTTTGTGAAATTCGATCTGCAGCGAATTCCAAAAGCAAAAGAAGTTGACGTCTCAGCTAACCATCTGAGAATATGGTCGCATCTTGATTATTATGTCCGATCACAACAACCGATGATGAGCTCAAATGATTCGTATACTGTTGCGTTAAATTTAAACTCTGGAAGATGCACAAGGCTGAGTGATAAGGAGAATGAGATTGTCGGTGAAGGAAACAACCGAGTCATTTTATCAAATGTTGTAAACGATACCGAACGAACACTGGACAGTAGCGAATACCGCAGATATCAAATAGTTTCACTCTCGGATGGTATTTATAAGACCATAGTACTTGATAAGAACTATGTAGATGTTAAAATTTCACCATCTGGCGATTTTGTTGCCTGGACGAAAGGGAATAATGTATACTGTTTTGACTGGGCTGCTGGCAAGGCCTATTGTGTCAACACGAATTTTTCAAAGCAAGTACCTCCAATATACTCTCCGAAAGAGGTGACATGGACTAAAAGTGGGAGCTTGATTTTTCAAGATGGATTTGATATCTGGTTACTGGATCCTAAAAGCGAAAATAAGCCAATTAATTTAACAAGAGGAAAAGGAAGCCAAAACAATACGGTGTACCGAATAGCAGAATGGGATACATTTATAAATGATGATGATAAACAGGAAATACTTGTGTCAGGTTTGAACCAATCGAATATGTATAATGGTCTTTATCGGATCTCAATTGACAAAGCGAACTCGATGCAAACAATTTTACCTTTGAGTCCTCATGTTTTTTGCATAGAGCCAACGACAATCCTAAAAGGCAAAGGGGCACAAGGAAAATCTATGTATTTGTTGACCATGCAAAGTCCCACCAAATCTAAAAATTTGATTTTGGCTTATGGAAATGGACAACGACAACAATTAAGCAATATCCATCCTGAGGACGCTTATAATTTCCTAACTTCAGAATTAGTCACTTGGAGTACATCTGATGCAAAAAAAATGCTAGGGATAATCTATAGGCCGGAAAATTTTGATCCCAAAAAAAAATACCCAATTATATTCAACTACTATGAAAATAGAAGTAGGAATGCGCATAAATTCTTAGAACCAGGTCTTAATTCCTCGTCTGATCTAGATATTCCTTTTTATGTAAGTAATGGCTACATTGTTTTTACTCCAGATATCCCGAAGGAAATTGGTAAGCCAGGCACAGGAGCACTTGAGGCGGTTGAATCAGCAGCAAAGTTTTTATTAGAAAAATATGACTGGATTAAAAAAGAAAAAATGGGGCTGCAAGGGCATAGTTTTGGTGGATACGAAACTAACTATATTGCTGCAAATTCTAATTTATTTGCAGCAGCTCAATCTTCAGCCGGCTTATCAGACTTGATTGGGGAATATAATTCGATTTCATTCAATGGAATCACATTGCATGATATGTGCAATATTGGACAATTTAAAATGGGTTGTAATCCTTGGAACTGCCGGCGCAAATATCTGGATCAATCTCCCATTTTTGCTGCGGATAAGATGAATACTCCCCTCTTACTTGTGCATGGAACAAAGGACGAAGCTGTTCCTTTCAGGCAGTCTATGGATTTTTTTATTGCCTTGCGCAGTCTTCAAAAGCCGGTTTGGCTACTTGAATATCTAAACGAAGGTCATATTATTGGCGACTCAAAAAATGCTCGTGATTATGTTACTCGTCAAAAGCAGTTTTTTGATTACTACCTCAGAGATTTACCTCCTCCTGATTGGCTGACACGGGGTATTACTACAGTTGAACAGATGAACGGTATCCAATAG
- a CDS encoding RagB/SusD family nutrient uptake outer membrane protein, translating into MKQNKYIFIKLSLLAGCALCLVSCKKYLEADAPIERYTGANAYSSTPAAVAAITGIYLDLSNNTGLFGRNSSGVYGLLSDELTCTANNFLIEVYRNTANTIPTTGAFMWETTYRNFIYRCNSVIEGVSTSVGIPDRPKQILVGEARFTRALMYFYLVNFYGDVPLVTSTDYKKNSDIARTPKGGVYEQIITDLKKAQESLSDNFLNVDLSSVTTERVRPNRMAATALLARVYLYLGRWSEAEIEASKIISDVARFKLVDLDNVFLKNSDEAIWQLQPDPTRNGGSQQNTRQADFFIPNRNLITNIYSVPDVAISSFLKGAFEPGDQRLSVWMKEISCSDGKVYTIPFKYKVAKNTGAASIQSEYTMILRLSEQYLIRAEARAKLGIILGANGAQADLNTIRKRAGLGEISVATETEILAAIDQERFVELFTEFGHRWLDLKRRETINTRMQIVAPSKGGIWNPSMALLGIPYNEFKYNPSLIGHQNAGYSEAP; encoded by the coding sequence ATGAAACAGAATAAATATATATTCATCAAACTTTCTCTATTGGCTGGATGTGCCTTGTGCTTAGTATCTTGCAAAAAGTACCTAGAAGCAGATGCGCCAATTGAACGATATACAGGAGCAAATGCTTATAGTAGCACTCCAGCGGCGGTGGCAGCAATTACAGGGATTTATTTAGATCTATCAAACAATACGGGTTTGTTTGGTAGAAACTCTTCCGGTGTGTATGGCTTGTTATCCGATGAACTGACTTGCACTGCTAATAATTTTCTTATTGAAGTGTATCGAAATACAGCAAATACAATTCCGACCACAGGTGCCTTTATGTGGGAGACCACATATCGCAATTTTATTTATCGATGCAACTCAGTTATCGAGGGAGTTTCTACATCTGTGGGAATTCCGGATAGACCAAAACAAATTCTGGTTGGAGAAGCAAGGTTCACACGAGCTTTAATGTATTTTTATCTGGTGAATTTTTATGGAGATGTGCCATTAGTTACTTCAACAGATTATAAAAAAAATTCAGATATAGCCAGGACCCCAAAGGGAGGTGTATATGAACAAATTATAACAGATTTAAAAAAAGCACAAGAATCATTATCAGATAATTTCCTGAATGTTGATCTTTCTTCTGTTACAACCGAGCGCGTTCGCCCAAATAGAATGGCCGCAACCGCTTTACTTGCAAGAGTATATTTATACTTGGGCCGATGGTCTGAGGCGGAAATTGAAGCTAGCAAGATTATATCTGATGTTGCTCGTTTTAAACTGGTTGACTTGGATAATGTTTTTTTAAAAAATAGTGATGAAGCAATTTGGCAACTTCAACCTGATCCTACGAGAAACGGAGGGAGTCAGCAAAATACTCGACAAGCTGATTTCTTTATACCCAATCGCAATTTAATTACAAATATATATAGCGTTCCGGATGTAGCTATAAGTTCTTTTTTAAAAGGCGCATTCGAACCAGGTGATCAGCGTTTAAGCGTTTGGATGAAGGAAATTAGCTGTAGCGATGGAAAAGTTTATACAATTCCGTTTAAATATAAAGTAGCAAAAAACACTGGTGCCGCATCCATTCAAAGCGAGTATACGATGATTTTAAGATTGTCTGAGCAATATTTGATTAGAGCAGAGGCTAGAGCAAAACTAGGCATTATTCTAGGCGCTAATGGAGCACAAGCAGACCTGAATACAATTCGAAAACGAGCTGGTCTTGGGGAGATCTCGGTTGCAACAGAAACGGAGATCTTAGCAGCTATTGATCAGGAGCGGTTTGTTGAACTTTTTACAGAATTTGGTCATCGATGGCTAGACTTAAAACGACGAGAAACTATTAATACTCGGATGCAAATTGTCGCACCTTCGAAGGGCGGAATATGGAATCCGTCAATGGCCTTACTGGGTATACCATATAATGAATTCAAATATAACCCATCTCTCATAGGGCATCAAAATGCAGGTTATAGTGAAGCACCGTGA
- a CDS encoding SusC/RagA family TonB-linked outer membrane protein gives MKYYTLNHAACVMPRWLRQTLLVMKITTLILFAALMQVSAAGLAQKLTLQKNKTSLRELFAEIKKQTSYNVVWDSKIIENAKPLTVNYKNAEIETVLNEVLPTQGLEYTLSDKTFVIKKKETSLIDRIVARFQTIDVRGKVVDSLGNGLAGATVSVKNGVGSISTDNNGEFYLRNVNESAILIVQYLGYITKEQIAGKEFNYIRLQQSTSKLDEVQVQAYGLTSKRLSTGNITTIKSDEISRQNINNPILALQAKVPNLVISPTSGLPGSSIGVQLRGQNSLTGQRTEPLIVIDGVPIQNTLSVDGIGDFGNIGSSLSSLSFISSDNIESIDVLADADATSIFGSRGGNGVILITTKKGKAGPSQINATISSGYSSIPGKRMDVLNTSQYLEMRKEAIANDGVTAQIDAPFSAGYAPDVLLWNQSRYTDWQKELLGGKPGWTRADLSISGGNTAIQYLVGGNYNRQGYVYPSAFKSKEDAKYETSTFYFNFNGNSQNGKLSIALGGNYSNNNRFGGQTDFTKFAITLAPNAPEIYNSNGDLNWELNPTQPRSAATWDNPFARLLRTSEANTNTLTANANINYIIAKDFRIKLSTGYTDLSIDQLNLTPIESFDPTALIDFNGQIFVPGFANYLNGRSLSWTVDPQLYYLKRIAKGTLNVLIGATFQRQQYYSEAINASYYRDDAFIRNLASAGYWDSSNLSSDYRYFGLFGRATYNFDEKYLVNIGFRRDGSSRFGAENRYGNFWSLGMGWIFTNEEFVKKILPMMTYGKLRASFGTNGNDGIGDYQFLELFRPLTGTYQGINTLTTGATNPYYSWESIKKAELGLETGFFNDRLLINVSYWKTRSGNQLGNVTLPSTGGSLSIVANSKAKVQNSGWDFIVTTENLKSNTFSWQSNLNFGLQYNKLLSFPDGFGVGNLFGNIAGPFPINVQEMVGKPFSGYRYTYEYRGVNPATGIYQFSTRNGNINDPSATFGDDAAYAFAKKITIIPKTLGVTNTFTYKGMSLFTDLQLVRQKSPSYMASTELFPPGVFRNDGTGNQFVTVMNRWQNPGDVKNTQKFTQNLFGDYLTAFNNLFGSSNTPLYVDGSFIRLRNAQISYSIPGKWNQKLRFKNAKIFIQGQNLFTITGYKYADPETKTLFSLPILKTYTAGISLGF, from the coding sequence ATGAAATATTATACTTTAAACCATGCAGCTTGCGTGATGCCACGTTGGCTGCGACAGACTTTATTAGTGATGAAAATAACGACACTAATACTATTTGCAGCACTGATGCAGGTAAGTGCTGCAGGGCTCGCCCAAAAGCTGACCCTGCAAAAAAACAAAACCAGCTTAAGAGAGCTCTTTGCCGAAATAAAAAAGCAAACCAGCTATAACGTAGTATGGGATTCAAAAATCATAGAAAACGCCAAACCCCTCACAGTCAACTATAAGAATGCCGAAATAGAAACTGTACTGAACGAAGTACTACCTACCCAGGGCCTTGAGTACACCCTGAGCGACAAAACCTTCGTCATCAAAAAGAAGGAGACGTCGCTCATCGATAGAATCGTAGCCCGATTTCAAACGATTGATGTACGAGGTAAAGTGGTGGACTCGCTAGGGAATGGATTGGCTGGGGCGACGGTGAGTGTGAAGAATGGAGTGGGAAGTATTAGTACTGATAATAATGGCGAATTTTATTTGAGAAATGTGAATGAGAGTGCTATACTTATAGTGCAGTATTTGGGTTATATAACTAAGGAACAGATTGCTGGTAAGGAATTTAACTATATTAGATTACAGCAGAGTACGTCTAAATTAGACGAGGTTCAGGTTCAGGCTTATGGTTTAACCTCAAAGCGTTTAAGTACTGGGAATATTACTACTATAAAATCTGACGAAATATCTCGTCAAAATATCAATAATCCAATTTTAGCACTACAAGCCAAAGTACCTAACCTAGTCATTTCTCCTACATCAGGCCTACCTGGTTCAAGTATTGGTGTGCAATTGCGTGGCCAAAATAGTTTAACTGGGCAAAGGACGGAGCCCTTAATTGTTATCGATGGTGTACCGATTCAAAATACTCTGTCAGTCGATGGAATCGGTGATTTTGGCAATATTGGAAGCAGCCTATCATCTTTGAGTTTTATTAGTTCAGATAATATTGAATCAATAGACGTTTTAGCCGATGCAGATGCAACATCCATTTTTGGAAGTCGTGGTGGAAATGGTGTGATACTGATAACTACAAAAAAAGGAAAAGCAGGGCCTTCGCAAATCAATGCGACTATTTCTTCGGGATATAGTTCAATACCGGGAAAAAGAATGGATGTGTTAAATACATCTCAATATCTAGAAATGAGAAAAGAAGCGATTGCCAACGATGGTGTGACGGCACAAATTGATGCGCCTTTTAGCGCAGGGTATGCACCGGATGTACTGCTGTGGAACCAATCACGTTACACGGATTGGCAAAAGGAGCTTTTGGGAGGAAAACCCGGATGGACCAGGGCTGATTTGTCGATTTCGGGAGGAAATACCGCTATTCAGTATTTAGTGGGAGGTAACTACAATAGACAGGGATATGTTTATCCGAGCGCGTTCAAGAGTAAAGAAGACGCAAAATATGAGACAAGTACTTTTTATTTTAATTTTAACGGCAACTCTCAAAACGGAAAATTATCGATCGCACTTGGAGGAAATTATTCAAATAACAATCGATTTGGTGGGCAAACTGATTTTACAAAATTTGCAATAACACTGGCGCCTAATGCCCCAGAGATTTATAATTCCAATGGAGATTTAAATTGGGAATTAAACCCAACCCAGCCCAGAAGCGCTGCAACATGGGATAATCCCTTTGCCCGTTTATTGCGGACGTCAGAGGCGAATACGAATACTTTAACGGCAAATGCAAATATCAATTATATCATAGCGAAAGATTTTCGGATCAAGCTCTCAACTGGCTATACGGATTTAAGCATCGATCAGCTAAATCTAACCCCCATTGAATCTTTTGATCCAACGGCTTTAATCGACTTTAATGGACAGATATTTGTTCCTGGATTTGCAAACTATCTCAATGGCAGATCTCTCTCATGGACCGTTGATCCGCAGTTATATTATTTGAAAAGAATAGCTAAAGGTACTTTAAATGTCTTAATTGGCGCAACGTTTCAACGGCAACAATATTATTCGGAGGCTATTAATGCAAGTTACTATCGGGATGATGCTTTTATAAGAAATTTGGCCTCAGCGGGTTATTGGGATAGCTCCAATTTAAGTAGTGACTATAGGTATTTCGGTTTATTTGGTCGTGCTACTTACAATTTTGATGAAAAGTATCTGGTAAACATTGGATTTCGTCGTGACGGTTCGAGCCGGTTTGGTGCGGAAAATCGATATGGCAACTTTTGGTCGTTAGGGATGGGATGGATATTCACAAATGAGGAATTTGTAAAGAAAATTCTTCCAATGATGACGTACGGGAAGCTCAGAGCGAGTTTCGGCACTAATGGAAACGATGGTATAGGAGATTATCAATTTCTTGAACTATTCCGGCCGCTGACAGGTACTTATCAGGGAATAAATACATTAACAACTGGGGCAACAAATCCTTATTATAGTTGGGAGAGCATTAAAAAAGCTGAACTTGGTTTGGAAACCGGTTTCTTTAATGATCGCTTGTTGATTAACGTTTCTTATTGGAAAACTAGATCTGGTAATCAATTGGGAAACGTAACATTACCTTCAACTGGAGGTAGTCTTTCTATTGTTGCAAATAGTAAGGCGAAAGTTCAAAATTCTGGATGGGATTTTATTGTGACTACAGAAAATTTAAAGAGTAATACCTTCAGTTGGCAATCAAATTTAAACTTTGGCCTGCAGTATAACAAATTACTTAGCTTTCCAGATGGGTTTGGGGTTGGAAATTTATTTGGCAATATAGCCGGTCCTTTTCCAATAAACGTGCAGGAAATGGTGGGTAAGCCTTTTTCAGGGTATCGGTATACTTACGAATATCGTGGTGTAAATCCAGCAACTGGAATCTACCAGTTCTCAACTCGAAACGGTAATATTAATGATCCTTCTGCCACATTTGGTGATGACGCCGCCTATGCGTTTGCCAAAAAAATTACGATAATACCTAAGACACTGGGAGTAACGAATACTTTTACTTATAAGGGAATGAGTTTATTTACCGACTTACAATTGGTAAGACAGAAGTCTCCGAGTTATATGGCTAGTACGGAACTTTTTCCACCGGGTGTTTTTCGAAATGACGGTACAGGAAATCAATTTGTAACTGTAATGAATCGTTGGCAAAATCCAGGAGATGTTAAAAATACTCAAAAATTTACTCAGAATTTATTTGGGGATTACCTGACTGCATTTAACAATCTTTTTGGATCATCTAATACGCCGCTATACGTGGATGGCTCATTTATTCGCTTAAGAAATGCTCAAATCTCGTATTCTATCCCTGGCAAATGGAATCAAAAATTGCGATTTAAGAATGCAAAAATTTTCATCCAAGGACAAAATTTATTTACTATAACTGGCTATAAATACGCGGACCCTGAAACCAAAACATTGTTTTCGCTCCCAATCTTAAAAACTTATACAGCTGGAATATCTCTTGGTTTTTAA